The region TTCACCTGGAGGTTCGGTAAGCGCGAAGTTTGCGCCTATTGCCGCGGCAGCCGGATGCGTTGTCATAGACAATACGGCCGCCTTCAGGATGGACCCTGATGTCCCGCTTATTGTACCTGAAGTCAACGCCCATGCAATAAAGGATTATAAAAAAAGGGGGATTATTTCAAACCCCAATTGCTCAACAATTCAGATGGTTGTGGTATTGAAACCGCTCCATGACGCGGCAAAAATAAAACGGGTTGTAGTCTCCACTTATCAGGCTGTTTCCGGCACAGGAAAAAAGGCAATTGATGAGCTTGAAAAGCAGATACTTGCCATCTATAACGGCAAAGATGTTGAGAACAAAGTGTACCCCTATCAGATAGCCTTTAACTGCCTGCCCCATATAGACGTTTTTCTTGAAAACGGCTATACCAAAGAAGAGATGAAAATGGTTAACGAAACAAAAAAAATTATGGAAGATAACAGTATTCAGGTTACCGCAACCACGGTAAGGGTGCCTGTCTTCTATGGACATTCGGAATCCGTAAATATTGAATTTGAAAAGCCCATAAGTCCTGACGAGGCGAGGAAGATATTGAAAAAGGCACCGGGTGTAAAGGTAGTGGATGACCCTTCAAAAAATAAATATCCCCTTGCAATACACGCGGCAGGCAAAGACGATACCTTTGTGGGAAGAATACGTAGCGATGAATCCATCCCCTATGGGTTGAACATGTGGATTGTTGCGGACAATATCAGGAAGGGCGCTGCCCTCAATGCCGTGCAGATTGCCGAGGTACTTATAGGGAAGTATTTATAAAAGTGAAAAATGAAAAGGTGGAAAGTGAAAGGTGAAAAGAGATGAGCGATGAGTAAAGGGCGGAACAAAGAGGTTTTTCCAGATAAAAAGACAGCGTCTTTGCTGAATTTCTGTGATATTATGTGCGTATACGCACAGATGCCGAGGGATACGGCAGTAGACGGTGCAGGTAGTTGCAGGACCTTTGTTGCGTTATATTGTGATATAAAAAAATCCTTAGTTCATAAGAACATGCCCTGTATGCAGAAGGTCATGCGGGGACAGGACGATGAGAGTGAAAATAATACCGCGAAAAAACAAGTAGATAAGAGGAGGTCATAATGAAAAAGGCATTTATGTACATTGCTGTTATTTTTGTTGTTTTCAGTCTATCAGGCTGCGGCTACAATACTATGCAGGCCAACGAAGAGGCAGTAAAGGCTGCATGGGGGGATGTTGAGGCGTCATACCAGAGAAGAAGTGACCTGATTCCTAATCTTGTTGAAGTTGTCAAAGGCTATGCAAAGCATGAAAAGGATACGCTTCAGGCTGTTACAGAGGCAAGGGCAAAAGTAGGAAGCATGCAGGTCTCAAAAGATATGGTCGGCGATCCTAAAACCATGGCTCAGTTTCAGGCTGCACAGGGGGCTATGAGCAGCGCGCTCTCAAGACTCATGGTAGTTGTTGAAAAATATCCGGACCTGAAGGCAAATCAGAATTTTATGGATCTCCAGCACCAGCTTGAAGGCACGGAAAACAGGATAAATGTGGCCAGGGTGAGGTATAATAAGAGTGTACAGACATTCAATACATCCATACGGATATTCCCGAACAGTATGACAAACAGTATGCTGCTCCACCTGACACCCAAAGAGGCTTTTAAAGCAGAGGCAGGTGCGGAAAAAGCACCGGCAGTGAAGTTTTAAGGGCAGTGAATAGTAGATGGGTGAATAGTGAAAAGAACTGAAATGATTAGGAAGTTCCTTTTTAAAATACTATTATTTTTTTTGTTTCTTACTATTCAATATTCAATATTCAATATTCACTGTTTTGCCCTCGATGTTCCACCTCTTAAAGGTTATGTAAACGACTACGCGAATATGATCTCTGCTTCCGCACTTACTCAGATCGAGGCGGAGCTTAAAGCCTTTGAGCAGTCCGATTCAACGCAGGTTGTCATACTTACGATCCCGTCACTTGAGGGGGAGGTGCTGGAAGAGTATTCCATCAAAGTTGGAGAAACCTGGAAAATCGGTCAGAAAGGCAAGGACAACGGCATTATTTTTCTTGTTTCGAATCAGGACAGGAAGATCCGTATTGAATTAGGTCGGGGTCTGGAAGGCAAACTTACCGACATGACTGCGGGAAGGATTATTGATCTGGTAGTAAAACCAAGGTTTAAAAGAGGGGATTTTGACGGAGGATTTACCGCCGGAATACACTCCCTGATTGATGCAACACGGGGAGAGTTTAAGGCTGAAACCAGAACATCTCCTGCAAGGAAGAAAGGCATTTCCTCTTATTTCACAATTTTGTTTTTTGCCGGTGTTGTCCTGCTTTTTCTCGGCAGGACCTCAAAGGTCCTGGGGGGTACAGCCGGTGCTCTTGGATTGCCTGCTGTTCTATATCTGTTCTTCGGTGCCCCGTTGATACTGATTGTGATCTTTGGCCTATTAGGTTTGGCAATGGGCATCTTTTTGCCGGTTTTATTCTCTGCCGGTGGAGGCCATGGTGGCGACTGGTGGTTTGGCGGAGGAGGTTGGGGAAGCGGTGGCGGCGGTAGCGATTCAGGTGGAGGTTTCGACGGAGGCGGTGGCGGTGACTTCGGCGGTGGCGGCGGTTCAGGAGACTGGTAGTTTTTTGTAATTTTGGATTTTTAATTAAGAGGAAATGATAAAAACCGGAGTTTGAATTACTATGAGTATTAAACATCACATAAATTCGGATAAGTTTTTTTCTAAAGAAGAAAGGGAGCTTATTAAAAAAGCGACCGTTGATGTCGAATCCCGCACAATAGGGGAGATAGCTGTCATGGTTGTTGACCACAGTGGTTTGTATAGAGAGGCGGAAATCATCGGCAGCGT is a window of Pseudomonadota bacterium DNA encoding:
- a CDS encoding aspartate-semialdehyde dehydrogenase; translated protein: MKAYNLAVVGATGAVGNEMIATLEQRKFPVKKLTLLASARSIGKTLTYKGEEIPVDELTENSFKGIDIGLFSPGGSVSAKFAPIAAAAGCVVIDNTAAFRMDPDVPLIVPEVNAHAIKDYKKRGIISNPNCSTIQMVVVLKPLHDAAKIKRVVVSTYQAVSGTGKKAIDELEKQILAIYNGKDVENKVYPYQIAFNCLPHIDVFLENGYTKEEMKMVNETKKIMEDNSIQVTATTVRVPVFYGHSESVNIEFEKPISPDEARKILKKAPGVKVVDDPSKNKYPLAIHAAGKDDTFVGRIRSDESIPYGLNMWIVADNIRKGAALNAVQIAEVLIGKYL
- a CDS encoding LemA family protein; the protein is MKKAFMYIAVIFVVFSLSGCGYNTMQANEEAVKAAWGDVEASYQRRSDLIPNLVEVVKGYAKHEKDTLQAVTEARAKVGSMQVSKDMVGDPKTMAQFQAAQGAMSSALSRLMVVVEKYPDLKANQNFMDLQHQLEGTENRINVARVRYNKSVQTFNTSIRIFPNSMTNSMLLHLTPKEAFKAEAGAEKAPAVKF
- a CDS encoding TPM domain-containing protein gives rise to the protein MKRTEMIRKFLFKILLFFLFLTIQYSIFNIHCFALDVPPLKGYVNDYANMISASALTQIEAELKAFEQSDSTQVVILTIPSLEGEVLEEYSIKVGETWKIGQKGKDNGIIFLVSNQDRKIRIELGRGLEGKLTDMTAGRIIDLVVKPRFKRGDFDGGFTAGIHSLIDATRGEFKAETRTSPARKKGISSYFTILFFAGVVLLFLGRTSKVLGGTAGALGLPAVLYLFFGAPLILIVIFGLLGLAMGIFLPVLFSAGGGHGGDWWFGGGGWGSGGGGSDSGGGFDGGGGGDFGGGGGSGDW